A stretch of the Papaver somniferum cultivar HN1 chromosome 6, ASM357369v1, whole genome shotgun sequence genome encodes the following:
- the LOC113291055 gene encoding uncharacterized protein LOC113291055, which yields MVHGTLINKIVDLIKCRITSSSDAISLLKKTAPTMNNLIRSVRKETIKMTSVGFDMKNSTTISRSSQQLILLFLEDKHTGTTLLRGLNKNGLYIFEVDSTTSVISSVVQHDLSFAQPSQSELISHPMVTRFKSRIRKPIQKLCLTARKHPLPESNFMEPTCYSEACKNPKWRKEMDVQINALIRNVSYSLVKYEEGMNFVGSKWVFRGKKNPYGSIERYKARLVAKGFN from the exons ATGGTCCATGGAACTTTAATCAACAAAATCGTGGATTTAATCAAATGCAGAATAACCAGTTCTAGCGATGCAATCAGCCTGCTCAAAAAAACTGCTCCAACAATGAACAACCTTATCAGATCTGTAAGAAAAGAAACCATCAAGATGACAAGTGTTGGTTTCgatatgaaaaactcaacaacAATCAGCAGAAGTAGCCAGCAGCTTATATTGCTCTTCTTGGAG GACAAGCACACGGGAACAACGTTGCTGCGTGGGCTGAATAAGAATGGGCTTTACATCTTTGAG GTCGATTCAACAACATCTGTTATATCAAGTGTTGTTCAACATGATCTGTCATTTGCGCAACCATCTCAAAGTGAGCTTATTTCTCATCCTATGGTAACAAGATTCAAGTCTAGGATTAGAAAACCAATACAGAAGTTGTGTTTAACTGCTAGAAAACACCCACTGCCTGAATCAAATTTCATGGAGCCTACATGTTACTCAGAAGCATGCAAGAACCCAAAGTGGAGAAAAGAAATGGATGTACAAATTAATGCACTCATTCGTAATGTCAGTTACTCATTGGTCAAGTATGAAGAAGGCATGAATTTTGTTGGCTCCAAGTGGGTATTTAGGGGAAAGAAAAATCCATATGGCAGTATCGAACGCTACAAAGCTCGCCTAGTTGCAAAGGGATTCAACTAG